A genomic window from Anticarsia gemmatalis isolate Benzon Research Colony breed Stoneville strain chromosome 22, ilAntGemm2 primary, whole genome shotgun sequence includes:
- the LOC142982725 gene encoding S-adenosylmethionine mitochondrial carrier protein homolog, with the protein MDAAEKTQTYKSLYLSPIIAGGVAGVTVVTAIYPLDTLKTRLQAAQGFKKAGGFRGVYKGLLTLATGSAPMNSLFFVSYEATKSFCEPLVAPQYVPVVHMFAASFCEVLACLIRVPTEIVKQRKQTYVGTKSKSALSILANAYKTEGIRRGVYRGFSSTVLRDLPFSFIELPTWELLKTMVREHNNGEITSFQSGICGSIAGGFAAGVTTPLDLAKTRIMLADTLSDNKLHKLRISSVLADIYVSAGVRGLFAGITPRISMVMIGGFFFFGMYEETKRVFEEYVGER; encoded by the exons ATGGATGCAGCGGAAAAGACGCAGACTTATAAGTCTTTGTACTTATCACCGATAATT gCAGGGGGTGTGGCCGGGGTCACGGTGGTCACGGCGATTTATCCCCTGGATACGTTGAAGACTCGCCTGCAAGCGGCTCAGGGCTTCAAGAAAGCTGGAGGCTTCAGAGGAGTATATAAAG GTTTACTAACCCTAGCAACAGGGTCAGCTCCCATGAACAGTCTGTTCTTTGTATCGTATGAGGCGACTAAGTCATTCTGTGAGCCGTTAGTAGCACCTCAGTATGTGCCCGTGGTACATATGTTTGCGGCCAGCTTCTGTGAAGTT TTGGCCTGTCTGATTAGAGTACCTACGGAGATAGTGAAACAACGGAAACAGACTTATGTTGGGACGAAAAGTAAAAGCGCTTTGTCTATTCTTGCTAAT GCATACAAAACAGAAGGTATCCGTCGCGGCGTGTACCGAGGGTTCTCGTCCACGGTGCTGAGAGACTTGCCGTTCAGCTTCATCGAGCTGCCCACCTGGGAGCTGCTCAAGACTATGGTCAGGGAACATAATAACGGAGAGATTACCAGCTTTCAG AGTGGCATATGCGGCTCAATCGCAGGTGGTTTCGCAGCCGGCGTAACAACACCCCTCGACCTAGCAAAGACTCGCATCATGTTGGCCGACACGTTGTCCGACAACAAGCTGCACAAGCTGCGCATCAGCTCCGTGCTGGCCGACATCTACGTGAGCGCGGGGGTCAGGGGCCTGTTCGCTGGCATCACGCCGAGGATCAGCATGGTCATGATCGGAGGATTCTTCTTCTTCGGCATGTATGAGGAGACGAAGAGGGTGTTTGAAGAGTACGTTGGGGAAAGGTAg
- the Rhp gene encoding GTP-Rho-binding protein rhophilin isoform X3 — protein sequence MKTVDILEGSDPRVATCRGRLQTRRCQLNQEINKELRLRAGAENLFKATTNRKLRETVALELSFVNSNLQLLKEQLAELNSSVELYQSDNSKECVMPMIPLGLKETKEVDFREPFKDFILEHYSEDAAAYEDAISDFMDMRQAMRTPVRSSAGVALLFKYYNQLYFIERRFFPPDRSLGVYFEWFDSLTGVPSCQRTVAFEKACVLFNIAGIYTQIGAKQDRSTCSGLDHGVEAWLRAAGALRYVLDNFTNAPSVDLAADTLLVLAALMTAQARECLFEKLQLQALEARGELRRAPELCLDLAHESAHLAHTYRQLYDKMQSEGVFNYVPYSWVSLVHVKTEFYKALAHQYCATGLLNMPPAQRSRERLAALYAPDTDRNLENGSSLAQTLKEQDPDYTALGRAHLAEALTQYEEALRLQRMCRELRSKEAISLVVRAQLERAARERTLHHDNDAQDFADLIDAPNIQPSSKFQLALTQPDFAQHRVEDLFKSLGPIAIFSAKRHWSAPRLVQLQKYRDGSRKERPRKEEYDELRSSKKRDRSEDNTTYYNQIIRSDEKYTNEYEKKKLHRVTKQNGVYINSYNNNNYDYHPKVLDYDESNEYKSKDKIDGVKENGVKKNGRRKDPLRRAASEYNVSNSKDEEGFGFSVRGDAPVIIAGVEPNSLAEIGGMRSGDFIMSIGDADVKWSAHDDVVRLIQRAGDTLTLKLATPMDANELKASPETPRQSNSNGGSVSAASTASSGSTAVTARSSARRAPSWNPFRRHTPTARDNSSHRGSHTSNIIFR from the exons GCGACGACGAACAGGAAGCTCCGTGAGACGGTGGCGCTGGAGCTGAGCTTCGTGAACTCCAACCTGCAGCTGCTGAAGGAACAGCTCGCCGAGCTCAACTCCTCGGTGGAACTGTACCAGAGCGACAA CAGCAAAGAATGCGTGATGCCGATGATCCCGCTAGGGCTGAAGGAGACCAAGGAGGTGGACTTCCGGGAGCCGTTCAAAGACTTCATCCTGGAACACTACAGCGAAGACGCCGCCGCCTACGAGGACGCCATCTCAGACTTTATGGATATGAGACAG GCGATGCGCACGCCAGTGAGGTCGAGCGCGGGCGTGGCGCTGCTGTTCAAGTACTACAACCAGCTGTACTTCATCGAGCGTCGCTTCTTCCCGCCCGACAGGAGCCTCGGGGTCTACTTCGAGTGGTTCGACTCGCTTACAG GAGTCCCGTCATGCCAGCGAACAGTGGCTTTCGAGAAAGCTTGTGTCTTGTTCAACATAGCTGGCATCTACACACAAATTGGTGCAAAACAG GACCGCTCAACGTGCTCGGGTCTCGACCACGGCGTGGAGGCGTGGctgcgcgcggcgggcgcgctgCGCTACGTGCTCGACAACTTCACCAACGCGCCCTCCGTCGACCTCGCCGCCGACACGCTGCTCGTGCTGGCGGCGCTCATGACT GCGCAAGCTCGCGAGTGCCTGTTCGAGAAGCTGCAGCTGCAGGCGCTGGAGGCGCGCGGCGAGCTGCGGCGCGCGCCCGAGCTGTGCCTCGACCTCGCGCACGAGAGCGCGCACCTCGCGCACACCTACCGACAACTCTATGACAAG ATGCAATCGGAAGGTGTGTTCAACTACGTGCCATACTCGTGGGTCTCCCTGGTCCACGTCAAGACTGAGTTTTATAAAG CGCTAGCGCATCAGTACTGCGCCACCGGTCTACTGAACATGCCGCCGGCGCAGCGCTCACGCGAACGACTAGCGGCACTGTACGCGCCAGACACCGATAGAAACCTTGAGAATG GGTCATCACTAGCTCAAACGCTGAAAGAACAAGACCCGGACTACACGGCGCTAGGACGCGCACACCTCGCGGAGGCTCTCACACAGTATGAAGAAGCTCTCCGGCTACAGAGGATGTGTCG CGAGCTCCGCAGCAAGGAGGCGATATCGCTGGTGGTCCGCGCGCAGCTGGAGCGCGCCGCCCGCGAGCGCACGCTGCATCACGACAACGACGCGCAAGACTTCGCTGACCTCATCGATGCTCCTAATATACAAC cTTCATCAAAATTCCAACTGGCATTAACCCAGCCAGACTTCGCTCAGCACAGAGTTGAAGACCTTTTCAAGTCACTAGGACCCATCGCCATATTCTCTGCCAAGCGACACTGGAGCGCGCCGCGGCTCGTCCAGTTGCAGAAGTACAGGGACGGCTCCCGCAAAGAACGACCAAGAAAAGAAGAATACGACGAACTAAGAAGTAGCAAGAAGAGAGACCGCTCAGAAGACAACACAACCTACTACAACCAAATTATCAGAAGCGATGAAAAATACACAAACgaatatgaaaaaaagaaaCTTCATCGAGTGACGAAACAAAATGGCGTCTACATAAAcagttataataacaataattatgattatcATCCAAAAGTTTTAGATTACGATGAATCAAATGAGTATAAAAGTAAAGATAAAATCGATGGGGTCAAAGAGAACGGGGTCAAGAAGAATGGAAGAAGAAAGGACCCCCTAAGAAGAGCGGCGAGTGAATATAATGTGTCTAATTCTAAGGATGAGGAAGGCTTCGGGTTTTCTGTGAGAGGAGACGCGCCTGTTATTATTGCTGGAGTTGAACCTAATTCTTTAGCTGAG ATCGGCGGCATGCGGTCGGGCGACTTCATCATGAGCATCGGCGACGCGGACGTGAAGTGGAGCGCGCACGACGACGTGGTGCGCCTCATCCAGCGCGCCGGCGACACGCTCACGCTCAAGCTCGCCACGCCCATGGACGCCAACGAGCTCAAG GCTTCTCCTGAAACCCCTCGACAATCAAACTCCAACGGCGGCTCAGTATCAGCAGCATCAACGGCATCATCCGGCTCAACAGCCGTGACAGCTCGCTCGTCCGCGCGCCGGGCGCCATCTTGGAACCCGTTCCGTCGCCACACGCCCACCGCGCGCGACAACAGCTCGCACCGCGGCTCACACACTAGTAATATCATATTTAGATAG
- the Rhp gene encoding GTP-Rho-binding protein rhophilin isoform X2: MGEPHTIHKTCVRVNSGEDDESRDEVDHELPKKNPFVRGSDPRVATCRGRLQTRRCQLNQEINKELRLRAGAENLFKATTNRKLRETVALELSFVNSNLQLLKEQLAELNSSVELYQSDNKECVMPMIPLGLKETKEVDFREPFKDFILEHYSEDAAAYEDAISDFMDMRQAMRTPVRSSAGVALLFKYYNQLYFIERRFFPPDRSLGVYFEWFDSLTGVPSCQRTVAFEKACVLFNIAGIYTQIGAKQDRSTCSGLDHGVEAWLRAAGALRYVLDNFTNAPSVDLAADTLLVLAALMTAQARECLFEKLQLQALEARGELRRAPELCLDLAHESAHLAHTYRQLYDKMQSEGVFNYVPYSWVSLVHVKTEFYKALAHQYCATGLLNMPPAQRSRERLAALYAPDTDRNLENGSSLAQTLKEQDPDYTALGRAHLAEALTQYEEALRLQRMCRELRSKEAISLVVRAQLERAARERTLHHDNDAQDFADLIDAPNIQPSSKFQLALTQPDFAQHRVEDLFKSLGPIAIFSAKRHWSAPRLVQLQKYRDGSRKERPRKEEYDELRSSKKRDRSEDNTTYYNQIIRSDEKYTNEYEKKKLHRVTKQNGVYINSYNNNNYDYHPKVLDYDESNEYKSKDKIDGVKENGVKKNGRRKDPLRRAASEYNVSNSKDEEGFGFSVRGDAPVIIAGVEPNSLAEIGGMRSGDFIMSIGDADVKWSAHDDVVRLIQRAGDTLTLKLATPMDANELKASPETPRQSNSNGGSVSAASTASSGSTAVTARSSARRAPSWNPFRRHTPTARDNSSHRGSHTSNIIFR; this comes from the exons GCGACGACGAACAGGAAGCTCCGTGAGACGGTGGCGCTGGAGCTGAGCTTCGTGAACTCCAACCTGCAGCTGCTGAAGGAACAGCTCGCCGAGCTCAACTCCTCGGTGGAACTGTACCAGAGCGACAA CAAAGAATGCGTGATGCCGATGATCCCGCTAGGGCTGAAGGAGACCAAGGAGGTGGACTTCCGGGAGCCGTTCAAAGACTTCATCCTGGAACACTACAGCGAAGACGCCGCCGCCTACGAGGACGCCATCTCAGACTTTATGGATATGAGACAG GCGATGCGCACGCCAGTGAGGTCGAGCGCGGGCGTGGCGCTGCTGTTCAAGTACTACAACCAGCTGTACTTCATCGAGCGTCGCTTCTTCCCGCCCGACAGGAGCCTCGGGGTCTACTTCGAGTGGTTCGACTCGCTTACAG GAGTCCCGTCATGCCAGCGAACAGTGGCTTTCGAGAAAGCTTGTGTCTTGTTCAACATAGCTGGCATCTACACACAAATTGGTGCAAAACAG GACCGCTCAACGTGCTCGGGTCTCGACCACGGCGTGGAGGCGTGGctgcgcgcggcgggcgcgctgCGCTACGTGCTCGACAACTTCACCAACGCGCCCTCCGTCGACCTCGCCGCCGACACGCTGCTCGTGCTGGCGGCGCTCATGACT GCGCAAGCTCGCGAGTGCCTGTTCGAGAAGCTGCAGCTGCAGGCGCTGGAGGCGCGCGGCGAGCTGCGGCGCGCGCCCGAGCTGTGCCTCGACCTCGCGCACGAGAGCGCGCACCTCGCGCACACCTACCGACAACTCTATGACAAG ATGCAATCGGAAGGTGTGTTCAACTACGTGCCATACTCGTGGGTCTCCCTGGTCCACGTCAAGACTGAGTTTTATAAAG CGCTAGCGCATCAGTACTGCGCCACCGGTCTACTGAACATGCCGCCGGCGCAGCGCTCACGCGAACGACTAGCGGCACTGTACGCGCCAGACACCGATAGAAACCTTGAGAATG GGTCATCACTAGCTCAAACGCTGAAAGAACAAGACCCGGACTACACGGCGCTAGGACGCGCACACCTCGCGGAGGCTCTCACACAGTATGAAGAAGCTCTCCGGCTACAGAGGATGTGTCG CGAGCTCCGCAGCAAGGAGGCGATATCGCTGGTGGTCCGCGCGCAGCTGGAGCGCGCCGCCCGCGAGCGCACGCTGCATCACGACAACGACGCGCAAGACTTCGCTGACCTCATCGATGCTCCTAATATACAAC cTTCATCAAAATTCCAACTGGCATTAACCCAGCCAGACTTCGCTCAGCACAGAGTTGAAGACCTTTTCAAGTCACTAGGACCCATCGCCATATTCTCTGCCAAGCGACACTGGAGCGCGCCGCGGCTCGTCCAGTTGCAGAAGTACAGGGACGGCTCCCGCAAAGAACGACCAAGAAAAGAAGAATACGACGAACTAAGAAGTAGCAAGAAGAGAGACCGCTCAGAAGACAACACAACCTACTACAACCAAATTATCAGAAGCGATGAAAAATACACAAACgaatatgaaaaaaagaaaCTTCATCGAGTGACGAAACAAAATGGCGTCTACATAAAcagttataataacaataattatgattatcATCCAAAAGTTTTAGATTACGATGAATCAAATGAGTATAAAAGTAAAGATAAAATCGATGGGGTCAAAGAGAACGGGGTCAAGAAGAATGGAAGAAGAAAGGACCCCCTAAGAAGAGCGGCGAGTGAATATAATGTGTCTAATTCTAAGGATGAGGAAGGCTTCGGGTTTTCTGTGAGAGGAGACGCGCCTGTTATTATTGCTGGAGTTGAACCTAATTCTTTAGCTGAG ATCGGCGGCATGCGGTCGGGCGACTTCATCATGAGCATCGGCGACGCGGACGTGAAGTGGAGCGCGCACGACGACGTGGTGCGCCTCATCCAGCGCGCCGGCGACACGCTCACGCTCAAGCTCGCCACGCCCATGGACGCCAACGAGCTCAAG GCTTCTCCTGAAACCCCTCGACAATCAAACTCCAACGGCGGCTCAGTATCAGCAGCATCAACGGCATCATCCGGCTCAACAGCCGTGACAGCTCGCTCGTCCGCGCGCCGGGCGCCATCTTGGAACCCGTTCCGTCGCCACACGCCCACCGCGCGCGACAACAGCTCGCACCGCGGCTCACACACTAGTAATATCATATTTAGATAG
- the Rhp gene encoding GTP-Rho-binding protein rhophilin isoform X1 yields MGEPHTIHKTCVRVNSGEDDESRDEVDHELPKKNPFVRGSDPRVATCRGRLQTRRCQLNQEINKELRLRAGAENLFKATTNRKLRETVALELSFVNSNLQLLKEQLAELNSSVELYQSDNSKECVMPMIPLGLKETKEVDFREPFKDFILEHYSEDAAAYEDAISDFMDMRQAMRTPVRSSAGVALLFKYYNQLYFIERRFFPPDRSLGVYFEWFDSLTGVPSCQRTVAFEKACVLFNIAGIYTQIGAKQDRSTCSGLDHGVEAWLRAAGALRYVLDNFTNAPSVDLAADTLLVLAALMTAQARECLFEKLQLQALEARGELRRAPELCLDLAHESAHLAHTYRQLYDKMQSEGVFNYVPYSWVSLVHVKTEFYKALAHQYCATGLLNMPPAQRSRERLAALYAPDTDRNLENGSSLAQTLKEQDPDYTALGRAHLAEALTQYEEALRLQRMCRELRSKEAISLVVRAQLERAARERTLHHDNDAQDFADLIDAPNIQPSSKFQLALTQPDFAQHRVEDLFKSLGPIAIFSAKRHWSAPRLVQLQKYRDGSRKERPRKEEYDELRSSKKRDRSEDNTTYYNQIIRSDEKYTNEYEKKKLHRVTKQNGVYINSYNNNNYDYHPKVLDYDESNEYKSKDKIDGVKENGVKKNGRRKDPLRRAASEYNVSNSKDEEGFGFSVRGDAPVIIAGVEPNSLAEIGGMRSGDFIMSIGDADVKWSAHDDVVRLIQRAGDTLTLKLATPMDANELKASPETPRQSNSNGGSVSAASTASSGSTAVTARSSARRAPSWNPFRRHTPTARDNSSHRGSHTSNIIFR; encoded by the exons GCGACGACGAACAGGAAGCTCCGTGAGACGGTGGCGCTGGAGCTGAGCTTCGTGAACTCCAACCTGCAGCTGCTGAAGGAACAGCTCGCCGAGCTCAACTCCTCGGTGGAACTGTACCAGAGCGACAA CAGCAAAGAATGCGTGATGCCGATGATCCCGCTAGGGCTGAAGGAGACCAAGGAGGTGGACTTCCGGGAGCCGTTCAAAGACTTCATCCTGGAACACTACAGCGAAGACGCCGCCGCCTACGAGGACGCCATCTCAGACTTTATGGATATGAGACAG GCGATGCGCACGCCAGTGAGGTCGAGCGCGGGCGTGGCGCTGCTGTTCAAGTACTACAACCAGCTGTACTTCATCGAGCGTCGCTTCTTCCCGCCCGACAGGAGCCTCGGGGTCTACTTCGAGTGGTTCGACTCGCTTACAG GAGTCCCGTCATGCCAGCGAACAGTGGCTTTCGAGAAAGCTTGTGTCTTGTTCAACATAGCTGGCATCTACACACAAATTGGTGCAAAACAG GACCGCTCAACGTGCTCGGGTCTCGACCACGGCGTGGAGGCGTGGctgcgcgcggcgggcgcgctgCGCTACGTGCTCGACAACTTCACCAACGCGCCCTCCGTCGACCTCGCCGCCGACACGCTGCTCGTGCTGGCGGCGCTCATGACT GCGCAAGCTCGCGAGTGCCTGTTCGAGAAGCTGCAGCTGCAGGCGCTGGAGGCGCGCGGCGAGCTGCGGCGCGCGCCCGAGCTGTGCCTCGACCTCGCGCACGAGAGCGCGCACCTCGCGCACACCTACCGACAACTCTATGACAAG ATGCAATCGGAAGGTGTGTTCAACTACGTGCCATACTCGTGGGTCTCCCTGGTCCACGTCAAGACTGAGTTTTATAAAG CGCTAGCGCATCAGTACTGCGCCACCGGTCTACTGAACATGCCGCCGGCGCAGCGCTCACGCGAACGACTAGCGGCACTGTACGCGCCAGACACCGATAGAAACCTTGAGAATG GGTCATCACTAGCTCAAACGCTGAAAGAACAAGACCCGGACTACACGGCGCTAGGACGCGCACACCTCGCGGAGGCTCTCACACAGTATGAAGAAGCTCTCCGGCTACAGAGGATGTGTCG CGAGCTCCGCAGCAAGGAGGCGATATCGCTGGTGGTCCGCGCGCAGCTGGAGCGCGCCGCCCGCGAGCGCACGCTGCATCACGACAACGACGCGCAAGACTTCGCTGACCTCATCGATGCTCCTAATATACAAC cTTCATCAAAATTCCAACTGGCATTAACCCAGCCAGACTTCGCTCAGCACAGAGTTGAAGACCTTTTCAAGTCACTAGGACCCATCGCCATATTCTCTGCCAAGCGACACTGGAGCGCGCCGCGGCTCGTCCAGTTGCAGAAGTACAGGGACGGCTCCCGCAAAGAACGACCAAGAAAAGAAGAATACGACGAACTAAGAAGTAGCAAGAAGAGAGACCGCTCAGAAGACAACACAACCTACTACAACCAAATTATCAGAAGCGATGAAAAATACACAAACgaatatgaaaaaaagaaaCTTCATCGAGTGACGAAACAAAATGGCGTCTACATAAAcagttataataacaataattatgattatcATCCAAAAGTTTTAGATTACGATGAATCAAATGAGTATAAAAGTAAAGATAAAATCGATGGGGTCAAAGAGAACGGGGTCAAGAAGAATGGAAGAAGAAAGGACCCCCTAAGAAGAGCGGCGAGTGAATATAATGTGTCTAATTCTAAGGATGAGGAAGGCTTCGGGTTTTCTGTGAGAGGAGACGCGCCTGTTATTATTGCTGGAGTTGAACCTAATTCTTTAGCTGAG ATCGGCGGCATGCGGTCGGGCGACTTCATCATGAGCATCGGCGACGCGGACGTGAAGTGGAGCGCGCACGACGACGTGGTGCGCCTCATCCAGCGCGCCGGCGACACGCTCACGCTCAAGCTCGCCACGCCCATGGACGCCAACGAGCTCAAG GCTTCTCCTGAAACCCCTCGACAATCAAACTCCAACGGCGGCTCAGTATCAGCAGCATCAACGGCATCATCCGGCTCAACAGCCGTGACAGCTCGCTCGTCCGCGCGCCGGGCGCCATCTTGGAACCCGTTCCGTCGCCACACGCCCACCGCGCGCGACAACAGCTCGCACCGCGGCTCACACACTAGTAATATCATATTTAGATAG